The genomic DNA CAGGGCTGTTGAAGTGGGTCACCGGCGAGGTCTCGGTCAGGCCGTAGCCCTCGTAGAGTTCGATTCCGAACTGTGCCTCGAACTGTCGGAGCACCTCGACCGGGAGGCTGCTCCCACCCGAGTTCACGAACCGGAGCGACGAGAGATCGAACTCGTCGACGTTCGGCTGGTTGATGACGTCGTTGTACATCGCGGGCACGCCCTGCATGATCGTGAGTGCCTCCGACTCGATCAGTCCGAGGGCGGTCTGGGCGTCCCACTCCGGCAGCGGGTAGTACGCCGCGCCGGCGAACAGCGAGGTGTTCATCACCACAGTCATCCCGTAGATGTGAAAGAGCGGGAGCACGCCCAAAGAACGGTCGTCGGTGGTAGTGCCACCGGGCAAGAGATCCATCGCCATCCGTGCGTTCGAGGCGAGATTCTCGTGGGTCAGGAGCACACCCTTCGGCTGGCCGGTCGTCCCGGAGGTGTACGGCTGCACCGCCACGTCGTCGTCCGCCCGCTCAACCACGTCGGGTGCATCCGCGACGAGGAACTCCTCGAACTGCGTCGCGCCTTCTGCGTCACCCCCGACGCTAACGACGTGTTCGACGGCTGTGTCGTCACGGACTTGCTCGACGATCGGGACGAGATCCGACAGCGTGACGACCAGTTCCGCCCCGCTGTCCGAGAGGAGATGGTCGATCTCACGGGACTTGTACTGTGGGTTCATCGGCACCACGACCGCGCCTGCTCGGAGCGCGCCGTGGAAGGCGATCACGAACTGCGGGAGGTTCGGGAGGTAGACTCCGACCCGATCACCGGAACCGATCCCTGCCTCCGAAAGTCCGGCGGCGAACGCACCCGTCTGCGACCAGAACTCTTCGTAGCTCAGATCGGTCCCGTCGTAGTGAATCGCGGTTTCCTCGGGATGTTCTACTGCCGTGGATTCGACGTTCGTGACGAGATTTGTCATGGTTTCTCGTGGGACGTGGACGCCCGCCGGCTAAAGCGTTGCCCCGTGATGAACCAATGGTTGCCACGAAGCCATCGAGAGTTACCGATCGTAATCGAGCCGCGGCTCCAGTTCGGAAGTACCGGAAACCTCGGCTATCCACCGAGGTAGACGTCGTGGATGTACTCGTCCTCGCGGAGCTCCGCGGGTGCACCCTCGCGGACGATCTCGCCGTTTTCGAGCAGCGCGATCCGGTCGGCGTGGTCCATCGCGAACGTCACGTTCTGCTCGCAGAGCAGGATCGTGACGCCGGCCTCCTGGATGCGGTCGAGGCCGTCGCTGATGTCGTCGAGCACCACGGGCGCGAGTCCGAGCGTGGGTTCGTCGAGCACGAGGAGGTCGGGCGAGCTCATCAGCGCCCGACCAATGGCGAGCATCTGCTGTTCGCCCCCGCTCATCGTCCGGGCGTGCTGGTCGGCGCGCTCTTCGAGCACGGGGAAGAGGTCGTAGACGAACGATCGGCGCTCGTCGGCGTTCCCGCGCCGGAACGTGCCGAGCGAGAGGTTGTCGGCGACGCTCATGTGACCGAAGAGGTCGCGCTCCTCGGTACAGTGGATCAGTCCCTCGCTCACGAGGTCGCTGGTCGAGCGCGTCGACACTTCGGTGTCGTAGTAGCGAACGCTGCCCTCGTAGCCGTGAAACCCCGAGACGGTCTCGGCAAGCGTCGTCTTCCCCGCACCGTTGGGACCGATCACCGAGACGATCTCGCCGCTTCCCACCCGAAGATCGATTCCGCGGAGCGCGGCCACCTTGCCGTACGAGACCCGGAGATCCTCGATCGCGAGCGGCGTCTCGGTCCCGGCTTCGCGGCCGGTTTGCTCGCTGCCATCGCCCTCGTCGGCTTGCCTGGCCCCGTCGGAATCACCGGCAGCGTCGGTGCTCATAGCCCCCCTCCGAGGTACGCCTTCTGAACCTCCTCGTTCGCCCGGATCTCCTCGGGCGTGCCCGACGCGAGCTTCGAGCCGAACCGGATCACGATCGCACGGTCGATCAGCGAAAGCAGCCCGCGCATGTTGTGATCGACCACCACCAAGGTCAACCCCTCGTCGCGGAGGTCGGTGAGGAGCCCGGAGACGTCCTCGACCTCACCTCCCGAAAGCCCGGCGAACGGCTCGTCGATCAGGAGGAGGTCGGGATCGGTCGCAAGCGCCCGGGCGAGTTCGAGCCGGAGAAGCCCGGCGTGGGGGAGTTCACTCGGTGAGAGTTCCATCCGATCGCCGAGCCCGACCCGCTTGCAGATCGCCCGTGCTCGTTCACGCAACCCACCGCGAAAACCCGACAGCGAGAAGAGTTTGTCGGGTGTGAGCGCGAGCGCGACGTTGTCGATCACCGACCGGTCTTCGAGCGGCCGGAACGACTGGAACGTCCGTGCGAGACCGCGTTTCACCATCCCGTGGGCCGCAGTGCCGGTGACGTCCTCTCCATCGTAGTGGACTGTCCCGGCGGTCGGCGGGTAGACGCCGGTGACGCAGTTGAACGTCGTCGACTTCCCCGCCCCGTTCGGGCCGATGAATCCGAGTATTTCGCCCTCCTCGACTGCGAAGGAGAGGTCGTCGACCGCGGTCAGTCCCCCGAAGCGCTTCGTGACGTTCTGGAGGAC from Halococcus saccharolyticus DSM 5350 includes the following:
- a CDS encoding ABC transporter ATP-binding protein; the protein is MSTDAAGDSDGARQADEGDGSEQTGREAGTETPLAIEDLRVSYGKVAALRGIDLRVGSGEIVSVIGPNGAGKTTLAETVSGFHGYEGSVRYYDTEVSTRSTSDLVSEGLIHCTEERDLFGHMSVADNLSLGTFRRGNADERRSFVYDLFPVLEERADQHARTMSGGEQQMLAIGRALMSSPDLLVLDEPTLGLAPVVLDDISDGLDRIQEAGVTILLCEQNVTFAMDHADRIALLENGEIVREGAPAELREDEYIHDVYLGG
- a CDS encoding long-chain-fatty-acid--CoA ligase, whose amino-acid sequence is MTNLVTNVESTAVEHPEETAIHYDGTDLSYEEFWSQTGAFAAGLSEAGIGSGDRVGVYLPNLPQFVIAFHGALRAGAVVVPMNPQYKSREIDHLLSDSGAELVVTLSDLVPIVEQVRDDTAVEHVVSVGGDAEGATQFEEFLVADAPDVVERADDDVAVQPYTSGTTGQPKGVLLTHENLASNARMAMDLLPGGTTTDDRSLGVLPLFHIYGMTVVMNTSLFAGAAYYPLPEWDAQTALGLIESEALTIMQGVPAMYNDVINQPNVDEFDLSSLRFVNSGGSSLPVEVLRQFEAQFGIELYEGYGLTETSPVTHFNSPDARRVGSIGQSLPGVDSMVVDEDFEPVEPVAEGPVDESETDLDAITGELVIAGPNVMAGYHDRPEANEEVFTEHDGKRWFHTGDVGYSDEDEFFYIVDREKHVIVTGGYNVYPREVEELLFEHPNVADAAVVGIPDERRGETVKAFVVPVPDSDVTAEEIKEYCLDNLAEYKHPREVAFVEELPRTTTGKVQKFELREREASEADAEAAE
- a CDS encoding ABC transporter ATP-binding protein → MSTEPSADATNESETNGTRTNESEPDRSTTAEREGETTSDAYGPDDGLLVLQNVTKRFGGLTAVDDLSFAVEEGEILGFIGPNGAGKSTTFNCVTGVYPPTAGTVHYDGEDVTGTAAHGMVKRGLARTFQSFRPLEDRSVIDNVALALTPDKLFSLSGFRGGLRERARAICKRVGLGDRMELSPSELPHAGLLRLELARALATDPDLLLIDEPFAGLSGGEVEDVSGLLTDLRDEGLTLVVVDHNMRGLLSLIDRAIVIRFGSKLASGTPEEIRANEEVQKAYLGGGL